Genomic window (Nymphalis io chromosome 28, ilAglIoxx1.1, whole genome shotgun sequence):
attattttataattataaattatttgcaaCCAGATCTCTTCACGTGTTAAAAATCTCTTCGACTGAGTCgcatataattatcatattattaacaaaaaagctgtatagtacaaaattaaatatattcttggtCCTTTGAGCCGGATAAGAACCAGCGCTTTGGGAGGGTATGGTAGGATACCTTGGTGTAGTAAGCGACGACGGCGTGTCCGCCCTCGTGCACGGCGGTGATGGTGTTGGCCTCGTCGTCCGGCAGGCGCGCCCGCCTGGCGGGCCCCATCAGCACCTTGTCGCGCGCCTCCTCCAGGTGCGACATCGACACGGTCTTCGCGCCCTCGATGGCAGCCCTAAGGGCggtattacatacatatgtacatacatacataattgttGTTTTACACATTTTCTTCCATTTGGAGCCTCAGAAGGTTTCCAAACCTCTTAGAGATTATTAAAGTTGCAGCTTTTATTGTACTTCTTTACCATATTTTGACACATTTCtagcacaagctttacgcttataTACAATCGagtaatattaatgattaacaAGGCTGTCACTGAAAAACACTTATAAATGTTAGGAATTGCTTACGATGATGACAGCTACGGGTTGAGATAGGGATTCACCACCTTCCCTGCGAGCAaccgtgtcggcgatgctccgcagggaatcggcgtggaggacCGTAGCCTTCTtttgtgagaccgtcatggtcaagaaggagacggcggagctggaacgggaaagggccgatcctgctcggcggagacaaCGACAGCGTCATCTCAGCCCTCctatagcccagacgcccggggatTAAaggatagggcgtaaccctgggccgtggatgcgtgaggtgaggcctcgcgtgtcttatttcagatggccctgtggaggacggcagccgagatggcctcgaattgccgtacgcactagcgaggagtgcggggggggcgagattcgccccctgatgagagctccgccgagctacgagtggagcaaagcacgggagaggccgcggatgcgttatatcaacacgatctcgcagcctctccgatccgtgctgaggacggccatcgcagtggttttagtgtgtaagaatcccacataacccggttccacccccataggacccgggtacctttttggaggtttccactgcgagaaaaaaaaacggGATTCACCACCGATATGTGTCAGagagtcacggtagcatgcaaaaGTGATCCCgtagcgctcctcgttaagacggaaagggtaccgctggtttttagtagTTATTCCGATATTCGGGCGCACTcgacgccttggacaccggcgagccctacATACCCCCCTATACTATTCCCGTAAACCCGGGAAAcgtgtaacgcgtttttccagcgttaaaaaaaaagtgattcaCCACCGAGCGATTATGATCTGTCAACTGCTACTCACTTGAGCGCGGCCTGGTTGACCATGCTCTCGAGGTCCGCTCCGGTGAAGCCGGTGGTTCCCCTGGCCAGCGCCTCCACGTCCAGGTCCGGGTGTGCGGCCACACGCGCTACGTACAGACGCAAGATCTCCAGCCGACCGCCGTAGTCCGGAGTCGGTACTGATACCTGCAGTGAAACAATATCGTGAAATATTAACATCAAAATGGTAATACATGGCATAGATTGGACTGTGATGCCAGCGCTTACTGGAGTTGTTCATActaacagtaatagcctgttaatgttcactgttgggctaaggcctcctctcccttttgaggagaaggtttggagcttattccaacacgctgctccaatgcggattggtagaatacacatgcaggcagaatttcaatgaaattagacatatgcaggtttcctcaggatgttttctttcaccgtcaagaacgagatgaattataaatacaaattaagcatatgaaaattcagtggtgcttgcccgggtttgaacccacgatcatcggttaagattcacgagttctaaccactgcccatctcggctattaataTTCTTTCATTTTACATATACTTCTTCAAACTAACaagtataagtaaaatatttatcctCCGTAATATATTTCAACGGCAAGAGTAGTTACCTCCACGTTTCTTAAATACtgttcaatttcaaaataagtaatttttattttaatctgacCGATCATTGGTCGATGGCAGCCAATTGTTACAAGCGACCAATCACCGTTCATTAGTATTCAGATAAGTAAATATGAGTTCGCTCATAATTTCAGAAGCTGACGGTTCTGACTCACCTCTACATCGAATCTGCCCGGCCTCAATAGGGCTTGGTCTAAATCATCTCTCCGATTAGTAGCTCCCAGAACTATAACACCTTCGTTCTGGTGGAAGCCGTCCATTTCTGACAGCAGTTGATTAATAGTCTGAAATCATCATAAATTGATGGGCACcgattcttttaaaaaattgacactacagcaatcgaatcgaagcgtaatcgttggcgtttatccgtttttctattctttaatttaattatcgacttttGGCTTacaagttaacaattaagtttggttttgacataaaGGTATGTGTTAACGCcttgttggtccagtggcttgatataaggccgtagacccggaggtcctgggtcaataaaaaattattgcgtttttctgtcagaaaattctcagtagcagcctggagtctggaagttggaagtatggacactaccgtgcctcggaaagcacgtaaagtgtcggattgccgtcccatcggattatgagagctagagaatagatagtgaacctgtgtttgcgcacgcacacactcgtgcactataatatctcctgcatagttggctaatctcttggaggacattattattatttttatatgttaacgtCACATCCGTTCGGTtgcgatccgaataaatatataatagtcaaagttgaattggaattgaatcagaaacatattataatcattttagaTTAGCACAATTGGACCCCCGTTATCTTATCTACATtactaaatgtaaattaaattttatataatcattgttttttttttaaatgaattactaTTTACACAcaatacatattacaatttttttaattaatttgcttCAAGAggttcttttaaaattttttagtcTCTGCTGCTGAGAATATTGACTGAGAATATTTTAGTATCCAAACCCGGGGTTCGATTCCAGGAGCTTCAGTTATCCGGGTTCTCCGGTGTCCTTATTAGTTAGTATGGCATAATTACCTGATTAGCATACGGATGTAAGACACTATTGGTTCTTTTGGCACCGACCGAGTCTATCTCGTCTATGAATATAACGCACGGCGCGCGCTCTTTAGCCGCCTCTGGAAAAagtatatacacaatatatattttattgcatacaGACGGGTCGCCttagagaggggatttgacaagCTCCGGGTCCTACTAGCTTGGAAAtacggcctgcattatgggcagctttgtgTCGGGTGGGACTAtttgaaatttgatttaaaaaaaacttttttttttctttatacaaatattatataactacacTAGCGATCAGGATAATGACACAAAATGGTTCCTGaacttaagttattataataaaactacataTAGAATATAGTGTctgttttcattgaaattctgccacatgtgtattccaccaacccgcattggagcagcgtggtggaataagctccaaagcttctcctcaaaaagggagaggaggccttagcccagcagtgggaaatttacaggctgttactgttactactgtacatatatataaaaataaatgggaTAGATTCGAATTAATATAGTTGTTAGGTATTTTGCTgaatatataactgtatttaactCTCATTGAAGTATTTCTACCATTTAAGAatctaaatgaaaaatataatcgcTTTTACAAGGTGACAATCAGATATATTAAACAGTCAatcgcaaatatttttatattctcaggtttttttaaagtaaaaccgttcattaattttattcggTAATAAGGTTTTGAGCAAACCCATCTCAGTGTAAACCTACTCATAACTTATTCTACAGCTATAAGAAGCACTACTTCGTAtagttgtgtttcggtttaaagggtgagtgggccagtgtaaatacaggcacaagagacataacattttacgaTGCGTTACCAAGGTTGCCGATATGaaagtttgtaaatatttcttacagtggtcAATATTAATGTGGTGACCATGTACAATCAGGTACATCATTTACTAATCcacctataataaaaaaaaatcgttaaggTGTTCCTCATGTAACAGTGCTTGCTCTTAAAGTCATCCCTGGGTGAAAATGCTCTCTCTTTCAAAGCCGGTATAGCTCCCACTGTAAATGGTGACTCACTGAAGAGGTCCCGCACTCTTCTAGCCCCCTGCCCCACCAGTATCTCGTCGAACTCCGGTCCCGCTGCGTGGAAGAAGGGCACCCTGGCCTCCCCCGCGACGGCTCGTGCTAACAGCGTCTTGCCAGTGCCCGGTGGACCCACCAGCAATACTCCCTTTGGCAGCTTGCCACCCAAAGATGAGAACTTTTCCGGGGACTTTAAGAACTCCacctataaaaaaactttatattacatgtttatatctttaaattattttattgttagtagtttgaattttttttatatagaacaggaaggcggacaaggAAAGtgactacctgatggtaagtggtcaccaacgcccatagacgttggcattgaaagaaatgttaactatcgcttacatcaccaatgcaccaccaaccttgggaactaagatgttatgtcccttgtgcttgtaattacactggctcactcacccttcaaaccagaacacaacaataccaagtactgctgttttgcggtagaatatctgatgagtggatggtacctacccagacgagcttgcacaaagcactaccaacAGTCAATTACAAGTAACATAAAGACAGCAGTATCCATCTAACTACTGAACAATATTACTGTcagcattacaaaaaaaattcaaacatgtCTTGTCTATTTTACTTTGTAAGTCGAAATGTAGATCACTCTAATCAAAGgagaaaatattacaatttgaaaGCTGTATGTCCAGTAtgagtttttttacttattcaataGTGTTGATATTAACTgagatttatatgaaaattgagatgtcctagtggtaagaacgcgtgaatcttaaccgatgatcgtgggtttaaacccgggcaagcaccactgaattttcatttgcttaatttgtgtttataattcatctcgagctatGTGGtaaaggataacatcgtgaagaaacctacatgtgtctattttcactgaaattctgccacatgtgtattccaccaacccgcattggagcagcatgttGGAAtgtcacaggctgttactgtatatgaaagttatatatttatacatataaatatataatagcaaaccaaaattaaaatatgaacataTGACATACCACATCCTTAAGTTCTTGTTTGGCCTCATCAGCTCCCTTGACATCATCGAAGGTGACTGAGATGTCTTCCGGATCCACCTCCACCTGGTTGCCCAGCTGAATCCTGCGCATGTTACCACATATGCACTGATTATACACTGCTTTGGTACATCTTATCGATAGTTTaatgatgaaattatattaaaactaaaatgccTTTAATTGTACCAAGGCAAGACACATTTCCTCCCAgggaaaataatataagtcttACCCCTCTATATATAAGTCTAAGcctgattaatttaaaaagaaaaaaaaagtctgaTAATTGATTTAAGTccatttgttttcttattttttatgaaatggcaatatttataaatatcttaatttaagGTATTTAAAGGCTAATATTCTTAGTGTAATGGGgacaaaaatttattttgttttcccccttattataaacacaaatgttttcacttttaagcacaacttaagcacatgaaaactcagacCTTTAGTTAATCAACTTATTCATCACACTGACTCTCAACTCAGAGTGAAGAATCAATAAAATCTCAGCATAGAGAGTTACCGGAAGACAGTTCCACTGACGGATGCCATGAGACTGACAAATATAGCTAGGAACAGAACTATGGTGAGCAGTTGCTGTACCAGCTTCAGGTACTTGGAGGCTTTTGTGCCGCGAACATTGTCTGGATGTGATCCTGAAAATTATCGTCATGGGTATGAGTATATGTATTACACATGCAAAAGTATCTAGTCTAaattactgaaccgattttaataaaatttgcttgGACAAAATTTAGGAAAGAGAGACTACTTTGTTATATCTAACATCTACCCCCCACCCTATAGTACGCGGGTTGCTTATAAAATtgtctgaaatatataaatttaacccaagtaacagcctgcaaaTTTCCCTCTGCTGGGCAATGACCTGTCGCATCCTTTCAGAAGATTTAGAAATTATCTCTCCACCCTCCCCTCCTAATGATGGTCGGTGGATACATTGATCATAACACAACTATAGAGAATAattgatataacattatattaaataagctaGTATAGCTCAACCCGGTTTTTCCCCTTCCAACCTTCTCCAAGAAACAGTGTGTCAAATGCAAAGCGAATTACTCAAATAGATCCATAgcacgtttaaataaaaaaaaatcattcttcagctttataatattaatatacatgatatagtaatatatacataacaatacacaaatattaataGTCTTTAGTAACTTTTTCTTAATGTTATAGGTTGGGATGTAAGGGGAGTCGATAACAACCTAGGCCTTAAACCTCatctgctcgtggtacatcctgctaatcaacgaacgaggctctggcgaccgaaatcgtggcggtataaccacacaaatgctggaatccgcaAATCCTGTTAGCGGGCATGGTTTAAGAAAAATTTCCAGTCACttcggtcaccaacccgcctgccaagcgtggtgactaaggcaaataccCTCCTATGAGCGACCATCATTCACCATATTCttggtgaatcgagggtaggaaaattcggctatgggcgcagaaatcatcgggggcaaatgctggtaaactttctcgaggTTCAGGGAtgatttctgatgaattcatttttccagaaaaagccctaAAGGAAGTGGACTTGGCGAAGTCCCAATAATATAGcaatgaatgagatcgacttcattttatccaataagcgccaaatattcagggatgtctccgtgatcattgggggtaaacactggaagtgctcaccgcctggtaagaggcgccctgaatattaacactaaaatcgaacgatcgcggttaatgaagtcgactcatAGACCAACTCTGCCCCAGGTCGAAGCttgttgcgaaagcttccagctggaactacaatCCGATTTGCATTtacatgttggaaaccaggcaggacATTGACAACGCCACTTAtagtctggtgcgtgtcatccgcatcgacaaaagagcaatggacgtaagccAAAGCTCTCAGGCGAGACTCTAAACGAGATGACGatgagacgagaacagcagaatatgacgccatctgagtgtcaggcacttaacagaaaggttaaaaactaataaggcgtgacacaagacgagcgaatacccggaatattgaagatgaaatagcactcaataggggctcaaaggttcttgcaaagtcacatacctcttGTTATCACCTGACAAAACTTAGAACCacacaaggcacaaccgtcacctcaaaaccagagattatAGCtcaagtcgaaaagtactatggcgatttatactcatcacgagtacctccacctgaaccccacagtgcggatgaacCACGAGCCAGACTGACATGccacctatcagacgatcttcccgacatcgatttgggcgagattggGATTGCTCTTGgacaacttggaaacaacaaggctccaggagatgacggaattacctcaaaGCTTTTCAAAGCAgaaggcacaccagttctgagagagctggctaacatctttaattccgtcctccacaatggtattacaccgaagacatggagcagaagagtggtggtgctgtttttcaagaagggttataaagctcttctgaaaaactaccgccccattttacttttaagccatgtttataagttgttttcgagggtaatcacgaatcgtcttacccgaaaattcgatgacttcaaACCCGttgaacaggctgggtttcgaaaaagcttcagtaccgtagaccacatacacacacttaggcaaataatacagaagaccgaggaatataatcagcctctatgcctagcgtttgtggactacgaaaaagccttcgataccatcgagacctgggctgttctggaatccatgcagagatgcctaattgactgtcgctatgtccaggtggtgaagtgtttgtacgaagccgtaaccatgaccgtccaagtacaagatcagagcacaagaccaatccaattgcatcgccgggtaagacagggagatgtaatctcACCGAAACTTTTTACCAATGCATTAGAgaacgtcttcaagacgctcgattggaacggacgagtcattaatataaatggccaacacattacacatctgcgatttgccgacgacattgtcatcatggcagAGACtttgcaggatttggaagatgCTAAACaacctgagcgattcttcaagacaagtaggtatCGGGATAActattgaaaagaccaaaattatggcaaataaCATGTATCCCTGAGACCCGTgttcgtaaatggctctccacttgaagttgtgcaggaatatatacctgggccaaactatacaacttagCCGGCACAACTAtaagaaggaggctaaaagaagaatacgtttgggttGGGCGGCAATACTCCTTATTGTGTCATagttttgaatcgtcgatcccacagtcgcttaaagACCAGGGTCTTTAATCGGTGCGTCcaacctgtaatgacttacggtgccgacgtggacactaactgtaggactggtccacaaatttaaggTCGCTttgcgagcaatggaacgcgcgatgcttggggtttctctggcagatagaatccgaaatgaggacattcgccagagaactgaGAAaatcaccgacatcgcgcgtagaattagctcgctgaagtgaaagtgggctggtcatgtctccaggcgcattgatggccgatggagccgacacgtgttagagtggagaccacgcttagacaaacgtagtgtaggacgccctgtgacaagatggaccgacgatttaaaaaaggtggcaggttcgggatggatgcgaactgcccaagatcgggatagTTGGCGTTGTATTTggtcgtccagcagtggacgaccaAAGGTTGTAAAAAAAAGGCGATCAATTAAGCCACCTAACGGTAAGCGGTCACCCCCACCCATTGAAATtgtcgctgtaagaaatattaaccatttcatacaacgtcaatgcaccaccaatgttgggaactaagacgtcatgtcccatgtgcctttagttacactgacgACCTCACTCTTCAAACCTAAACGAAATGATAatgagtattgctatttagcagtAGAGTATCacgagtgagtggtacctacccagatgagctacCATACTAcccaataaatacaaattagtacaaattataaatatacctgCCAAATACCCCTCAGCAAAAGCTATCTTAATTTTATCCTTCTGCTGATGTGTGAGCACTGTATCCTCGCTGAGGAGTTTCTCCAATCTCGGTGCAACATCTGGACCGAGATTGGATTGTTTATCTGAGCTGTCTGTGACGTTAAGACCTGCAatcattataaagtaatttatatacaatattaaatatatttctagttAACAGGAAAGATAGCAGTGATATTACATTGCTTTATTTTTGTCTGAgcttccaattttaaataatagcgaGTGGAGCATATTATACCAGGTACAAGCCTTACACAAACACAGGTACATTTTCTACTATCACACTCTCCATCTTCACATGCTTACAGGTGTGAAACACTCATAACTCCCTAAGTTTAGCATGCTACTGACTTGGTATCGACAGACATTTGATCTGTCCTCGaatggctgtttagttaaacattgtcacctctttttgtcattattgaattgtttgacggcattgtttaactaatcacttgctaataaatgtttatgcataaataattttttctgtatttaatataatatgtatattctgCTATGGTTATTTGGCAAGCCAAGTGTTTCTGTTTGAATTACTTTTACTCAGTGCAGATATAGCAATCTAACAGTGTATTGATGCTGTtatgaatatgtttatttatccgGCAAATGATTGagccaatatatataaaacatcatTGCAAAACATAAGATAAGATATAGAACCTTGTAAAAACAGTAGTGCTAGCCTGGAATTGATAATACTTTGCATAAAAGATGTATTATAACCTCTTACCTTAATGGTTAaatcatatttcattttaatgaaatggTCCATAATATGTAcagctgttattattattattttttatatgaaataagtaGC
Coding sequences:
- the LOC126779178 gene encoding ATP-dependent zinc metalloprotease YME1L isoform X1, whose amino-acid sequence is MFSLNSINTQNQILVSFSQLSSRYSGLFRQRKQSHVKNKDVKGKESAAVLCDATVCSDSFEEAVRHFDKNVLAEMCKIDVRSAVSIAGAAKASVRDIPNLKSVRKISHISETSFDKNKNGWLPTPTVTVDLRGKKTKFSFTDNFVGTLFRNLHNDSFKYNIQVRGFKTERGIHADLKRNPNLINRLRKFFGLNVTDSSDKQSNLGPDVAPRLEKLLSEDTVLTHQQKDKIKIAFAEGYLAGSHPDNVRGTKASKYLKLVQQLLTIVLFLAIFVSLMASVSGTVFRIQLGNQVEVDPEDISVTFDDVKGADEAKQELKDVVEFLKSPEKFSSLGGKLPKGVLLVGPPGTGKTLLARAVAGEARVPFFHAAGPEFDEILVGQGARRVRDLFKAAKERAPCVIFIDEIDSVGAKRTNSVLHPYANQTINQLLSEMDGFHQNEGVIVLGATNRRDDLDQALLRPGRFDVEVSVPTPDYGGRLEILRLYVARVAAHPDLDVEALARGTTGFTGADLESMVNQAALKAAIEGAKTVSMSHLEEARDKVLMGPARRARLPDDEANTITAVHEGGHAVVAYYTKDSHPLHKVTIIPRGPSLGHTAYIPAKERYHVTKQQLLAMMDTMMGGRAAEELVLGPDKITSGASSDLKQATSIACHMVREWGMSERVGLRALEPARTQDTLGPCTNELVDSEIKKLLSESYERAKAILRAHAKEHKALADALLKYETLDAEDIKAIMNGEKIKSDKQRAGKESPTGSTGSPVPPALLPQAVPA
- the LOC126779178 gene encoding ATP-dependent zinc metalloprotease YME1L isoform X2, with product MFSLNSINTQNQILVSFSQLSSRYSGLFRQRKQSHVKNKDVKGKESAAVLCDATVCSDSFEEAVRHFDKNVLAEMCKIDVRSAVSIAGAAKASVRDIPNLKSVRKISHISETSFDKNKNGWLPTPTVTVDLRGKKTKFSFTDNFVGTLFRNLHNDSFKYNIQVRGFKTERGIHADLKRNPNLINRLRLNVTDSSDKQSNLGPDVAPRLEKLLSEDTVLTHQQKDKIKIAFAEGYLAGSHPDNVRGTKASKYLKLVQQLLTIVLFLAIFVSLMASVSGTVFRIQLGNQVEVDPEDISVTFDDVKGADEAKQELKDVVEFLKSPEKFSSLGGKLPKGVLLVGPPGTGKTLLARAVAGEARVPFFHAAGPEFDEILVGQGARRVRDLFKAAKERAPCVIFIDEIDSVGAKRTNSVLHPYANQTINQLLSEMDGFHQNEGVIVLGATNRRDDLDQALLRPGRFDVEVSVPTPDYGGRLEILRLYVARVAAHPDLDVEALARGTTGFTGADLESMVNQAALKAAIEGAKTVSMSHLEEARDKVLMGPARRARLPDDEANTITAVHEGGHAVVAYYTKDSHPLHKVTIIPRGPSLGHTAYIPAKERYHVTKQQLLAMMDTMMGGRAAEELVLGPDKITSGASSDLKQATSIACHMVREWGMSERVGLRALEPARTQDTLGPCTNELVDSEIKKLLSESYERAKAILRAHAKEHKALADALLKYETLDAEDIKAIMNGEKIKSDKQRAGKESPTGSTGSPVPPALLPQAVPA